One window of Lagenorhynchus albirostris chromosome 16, mLagAlb1.1, whole genome shotgun sequence genomic DNA carries:
- the PI4K2A gene encoding phosphatidylinositol 4-kinase type 2-alpha: MDETSPLVSPERAQPPDYTFPSASAAHFPQVPGGAVRVAAVAGPAPSPQGSPGHDRERQPLLDRARGAAAQCQTQTVAAQAQALAAQAAAAAHAAQAHRERNEFPEDPEFEAVVRQAEVAIERCIFPERIYQGSSGSYFVKDPQGKIIAVFKPKNEEPYGHLNPKWTKWLQKLCCPCCFGRDCLVLNQGYLSEAGASLVDQKLELNIVPRTKVVYLASETFNYSAIDRVKSRGKRLALEKVPKVGQRFNRIGLPPKVGSFQLFVEGYKDADYWLRRFEAEPLPENTNRQLLLQFERLVVLDYIIRNTDRGNDNWLIKYDCPMDSASSRDTDWVVVKEPVIKVAAIDNGLAFPLKHPDSWRAYPFYWAWLPQAKVPFSQEIKDLILPKISDPNFVKDLEEDLYELFKKDPGFDRGQFHKQIAVMRGQILNLTQALKDNKSPLHLVQMPPVIVETARSHQRSASESYTQSFQSRKPFFSWW; this comes from the exons ATGGACGAGACTAGTCCACTCGTGTCCCCTGAGCGGGCCCAACCTCCGGACTACACCTTTCCGTCCGCCTCGGCCGCTCACTTTCCGCAGGTGCCGGGAGGCGCGGTCCGCGTGGCGGCGGTGGCCGGCCCGGCCCCCTCTCCGCAGGGCTCGCCAGGCCACGACCGGGAGCGGCAGCCACTGCTGGATCGGGCCCGGGGCGCGGCGGCCCAGTGTCAAACCCAAACCGTGGCGGCGCAGGCCCAAGCCCTGGCCGCCCAGGCCGCGGCGGCCGCGCACGCCGCGCAGGCCCACCGCGAGCGGAACGAGTTCCCGGAGGACCCCGAGTTCGAGGCGGTGGTGCGGCAGGCCGAGGTGGCCATCGAGCGTTGCATCTTCCCCGAGCGCATCTACCAGGGCTCCAGCGGAAGCTACTTCGTCAAGGACCCTCAGGGG aAAATCATTGCTGTTTTCAAACCCAAGAATGAAGAGCCGTATGGGCATCTTAATCCTAAGTGGACCAAGTGGCTGCAAAAGCTGTGCTGTCCCTGCTGCTTTGGCCGTGACTGCCTTGTCCTCAACCAGGGCTATCTCTCAGAGGCAGGGGCCAGCCTGGTGGACCAAAAACTGGAACTCAACATTGTACCCCGTACAAAG GTAGTATACCTGGCCAGTGAGACCTTCAACTATAGTGCCATTGACCGAGTGAAGTCCAGGGGCAAGCGGCTTGCGCTGGAAAAAGTGCCAAAAGTTGGACAGCGGTTTAACCGCATCGGGCTACCGCCAAAG GTTGGTTCATTCCAGCTCTTTGTTGAAGGGTACAAAGATGCAGACTACTGGCTACGTCGTTTTGAAGCAGAACCTCTCCCTGAGAACACTAACCGGCAACTACTGCTACAGTTTGAGCGGTTAGTGGTGCTGGATTACATCATCCGCAACACTG ATCGAGGCAATGACAACTGGCTGATTAAATATGACTGTCCAATGGATAGTGCTAGCTCTCGG GACACAGACTGGGTGGTGGTGAAGGAGCCTGTTATCAAGGTGGCTGCCATAGACAATGGGCTGGCTTTCCCCCTGAAACATCCTGACTCCTGGAGGGCGT atCCTTTTTACTGGGCCTGGTTGCCCCAGGCAAAAGTCCCATTCTCTCAGGAGATCAAAGATCTGATTCTTCCAAAGATATCAGACCCTAACTTCGTCAAGGACTTGGAGGAGGACCTATATGAACTCTTCAAG AAAGATCCTGGATTCGATAGGGGCCAGTTCCATAAGCAGATTGCTGTCATGCGGGGACAG ATCCTAAATCTGACCCAGGCCCTGAAAGACAACAAGAGTCCCCTGCACCTCGTCCAGATGCCACCCGTGATTGTCGAGACGGCCCGTTCCCACCAGCGATCTGCTAGCGAGTCCTACACACAGAGCTTTCAGAGTCGGAAGCCCTTCTTTTCATGGTGGTAG